The following coding sequences lie in one Vigna radiata var. radiata cultivar VC1973A unplaced genomic scaffold, Vradiata_ver6 scaffold_228, whole genome shotgun sequence genomic window:
- the LOC106753403 gene encoding uncharacterized protein LOC106753403 gives MASQPQNSDLTFPPADVAGELHPEINTNVQIDPTSSEVAAYKEKKAENEAKHEREKKDALQTIKSAIIISGIVVALAGAAFAIAKKLREK, from the exons ATGGCAAGCCAACCTCAGAATTCAGACCTTACATTCCCACCAGCAGATGTTGCTGGAGAACTTCATCCTGAAATAAACACAAACGTTCAGATTGATCCTACATCTTCTGAGGTTGCAGCCTACAAggaaaaaaag GCAGAAAATGAGGCCAaacatgaaagagaaaagaaggatGCATTGCAAACAATAAAATCAGCAATTATAATTTCAGGTATCGTTGTGGCTTTGGCAGGAGCTGCATTTGCTATAGCCAAGAAATTAAGAGAGAAATGA
- the LOC106753404 gene encoding protein SPIRAL1-like 1 yields the protein MGRGVSYGGGQSSLGYLFGSGEAPAPKPATNNAQPEVQAVNDAPPSKPVEAPKSIDPNKPAGINSHSTEGQNTGNFITDRPSTKVHAAPGGGSSLGYLFGGPGEGK from the exons ATGGGTCGTGGAGTTAGCTATGGTGGTGGTCAAAGTTCATTAGGCTATCTTTTTGGCAGTGGAGAGGCTCCAGCTCCAAAACCTGCAACAAATAACGCCCAACCTGAAGTGCAGGCTGTAAATGATGCGCCTCCTTCAAAACCGGTTGAGGCTCCTAAATCAATAGACCCTAACAAGCCTGCTGGTATCAACAGTCACTCTACTGAAGGCCAGAACACTGGCAACTTCATCACG GACCGACCCTCAACCAAGGTCCATGCTGCCCCTGGTGGTGGTTCTTCTCTGGGTTATCTCTTTGGTGGACCTGGAGAGGGAAAATGA